Proteins from one Tetrapisispora phaffii CBS 4417 chromosome 8, complete genome genomic window:
- the ICL2 gene encoding methylisocitrate lyase ICL2 (similar to Saccharomyces cerevisiae ICL2 (YPR006C); ancestral locus Anc_8.103) produces the protein MTAGPSDVSGASRPGQVLSTSAAKILCVYKPHVLTGWLIIFSLNLGPQNNNSKAGFQTMSQVKGVQQFFNKARFRDVKRIYTPEDVLRHRGSLVGDTTIPLSCLTARKLFGLLEDRFQHRAPLHTLGVLDPVQMSQLARCKDLKVGYVSGWACSSNASDNVSPDLGDYPYDTVPNQVGRIFNAQLLHDKKLQLSRYNNNNNDNADEVDYMKPLIADADMGHGGVGTVMKVARLFAEKGAAAIHLEDQLVGSKKCGHLAGTVVVPVETHLTTLHATRFQWDLMNTENLIIARTDSCNSKLISSAVDPRDHQFIKGIIVNDTKESKFNKPLNEMLLDLQNGDKISPNNVKSFEKEWYEANKLMTFDEMVKLVLNDMDYHQYLKEKALLKSSKNKRYLSLIEMKQILTKVNNKNTVEFNWDYPLTKEGYYMYNGCLESAIERSLIYAPYSDMIWLETKTPDLAQAKMFAKKIHEIHPHVKLVYNLSPSFNWQKYNIDIKNFIWNLAKEGFILQLVSLAGLHISGLAYWSIAKEFQYEGMKTYVEKVQKMEKQEGSDMLLHQKWSGIEYVESITNTIQNGTNSISSSVSSDSFTESQF, from the coding sequence ATGACCGCTGGCCCGTCGGACGTGAGCGGTGCCTCTCGTCCGGGGCAAGTTCTCTCCACCTCGGCGGCTAAAATCTTGTGCGTATATAAACCACATGTATTAACAGGATGGCTTATTATCTTTTCGTTGAACCTTGGGCCacaaaacaacaacagtaAAGCTGGTTTTCAAACCATGTCACAGGTAAAAGGTGTGCAACAGTTCTTCAATAAAGCACGGTTTAGAGACGTTAAACGTATATATACGCCGGAGGATGTTCTGAGACACAGGGGATCTTTGGTCGGCGATACCACTATACCGCTCTCTTGCCTTACGGCAAGAAAGCTGTTTGGTCTTCTGGAGGACCGCTTCCAACATAGAGCTCCATTGCACACGCTTGGTGTGCTGGACCCAGTGCAGATGTCGCAATTGGCAAGGTGCAAGGACTTGAAAGTAGGTTATGTTTCAGGATGGGCATGCTCTTCAAACGCAAGTGATAACGTGTCCCCAGACCTGGGGGATTATCCGTACGACACAGTGCCTAACCAGGTAGGGAGAATCTTTAATGCACAGTTACTACACGACAAGAAATTACAACTATCAAGAtataacaacaacaacaatgaCAATGCAGATGAGGTAGACTATATGAAGCCTTTGATTGCCGATGCAGATATGGGGCACGGGGGAGTAGGAACTGTGATGAAAGTAGCTCGACTTTTTGCAGAGAAAGGAGCCGCTGCTATTCATTTGGAGGATCAATTGGTTGGTTCCAAAAAATGCGGTCATCTAGCAGGCACTGTGGTCGTGCCAGTAGAGACGCATTTGACAACGTTGCATGCGACCAGATTCCAATGGGATCTAATGAACACTGAAAACTTGATTATTGCAAGAACAGATTCGTgcaattcaaaattaattagTAGTGCAGTGGATCCAAGGGATCATCAGTTCATAAAGGGAATCATAGTTAATGATACGAAGGAATCCAAATTCAACAAACCCTTGAATGAAATGCTTTTGGATCTTCAAAATGGTGATAAAATAAGTCCAAACAACGTGAAATCTTTCGAAAAAGAATGGTACGAagcaaataaattaatgaCCTTTGATGAAATGGTAAAACTGGTACTAAATGATATGgattatcatcaatatctCAAAGAAAAAGCATTACTAAAAAgttcaaaaaataagaGATATTTAAGtttaattgaaatgaaACAGATATTGAcaaaagttaataataaaaacactGTAGAGTTCAATTGGGACTATCCTTTAACAAAAGAAGGGTATTACATGTACAATGGATGTTTGGAGTCTGCAATAGAGCGATCATTAATATACGCTCCTTATAGTGACATGATCTGGCTGGAAACAAAGACACCAGATCTGGCGCAAGCAAAAATGTTTGCTAAAAAAATTCACGAAATTCACCCACACGTAAAATTAGTTTACAATTTATCTCCAAGTTTCAACTGGCAGAAATATAACATCGATATAAAAAACTTTATTTGGAACTTAGCAAAAGAAGGGTTTATCTTACAATTAGTGTCACTTGCTGGGTTACACATCAGTGGTTTGGCATATTGGTCAATAGCAAAAGAATTTCAATACGAAGGAATGAAGACTTACGTCGAAAAAGTACAGAAGATGGAGAAACAAGAAGGTTCTGATATGTTATTACATCAAAAATGGTCTGGGATCGAATACGTTGAATCAATAACGAACACAATTCAGAATGGTACAAATTCAATAAGTTCATCCGTGTCAAGTGATTCATTTACAGAAAGTCAATTTTGA
- the CUP2 gene encoding Cup2p (similar to Saccharomyces cerevisiae CUP2 (YGL166W) and HAA1 (YPR008W); ancestral locus Anc_8.106), producing MIIDGKKYACQKCIRGHRVTTCNHSGVELVLIKPKGRPSTTCEHCKAVRHNTNFNPMGKCQCGKNVKPIRVRRRSKASISSISNNTTPMVTPASSLMNDCDCLSGSICKCNVTKRKASVVSLTGHGSGFVNSNLNRKSISSYISSPNLVHREDSFSNLFPTESVNNDLSLEFTDNFNKNNREKVDDSGVSLMDFFLNTDKSVDQKIDFNNYPNTSPVSPTTTSFIDNVVGEMNIAMALSNNSSFLNNDDIGLPSDMEYIGKRSSTSESISPKFVSQPFKNDSNNNNINNSSLNTTQKKHFDTVTNNALVTDNGGTNVSDIFDLNNIFNILESNDVPATANDFEFQRNNINWNISNI from the coding sequence ATGATTATTGATGGAAAGAAGTATGCTTGCCAGAAGTGTATACGCGGTCATAGAGTGACCACTTGCAACCATAGTGGTGTTGAATTAGTGTTGATTAAACCTAAAGGTAGACCTTCGACGACATGTGAGCATTGTAAAGCAGTGAGACATAATACTAATTTTAATCCAATGGGCAAATGTCAATGTGGGAAGAATGTAAAACCTATTAGAGTCAGAAGACGGTCTAAGGCAAGCATAAGTTCAATAAGTAATAACACTACTCCGATGGTGACTCCAGCATCATCGTTAATGAATGACTGTGACTGTTTATCCGGGTCGATTTGTAAGTGTAATGTGACAAAAAGGAAAGCATCAGTGGTGTCTCTTACTGGACATGGCTCTGGTTTCgttaattcaaatttaaacaGAAAGTCTATTTCTTCCTATATTTCATCACCCAATTTAGTCCATAGAGAGGATTCATTCTCGAATTTATTCCCAACGGAATcagttaataatgatttatctCTGGAATTCACAGATaacttcaataaaaataatagagAGAAGGTTGATGATTCAGGTGTTTCGTTGATGGATTTCTTCTTGAATACAGACAAATCGGTAGATCAAAAAATCGATTTCAACAATTACCCAAATACTTCTCCGGTTTCACCAACTACCACAAGTTTCATTGATAACGTAGTAGGTGAAATGAATATAGCAATGGCGTTGTCGAATAATAGCAGTTTCTTAAATAACGATGATATTGGACTGCCCTCTGATATGGAATATATTGGTAAACGATCATCAACGAGTGAAAGTATTTCGCCCAAGTTTGTTTCACAACCTTTCAAGAATGATagcaataataataatattaacaatagCAGTCTTAATACCACGCAGAAGAAACATTTTGATACCGTCACAAATAATGCTCTTGTGACAGATAATGGTGGCACCAATGTAAGTGATATATTCgatttaaacaatatattcaatattttagaatCAAATGACGTTCCAGCTACTGCAAACGATTTCGAATTCCaaagaaacaatataaactggaatatatcaaatatatga
- the SUT2 gene encoding Sut2p (similar to Saccharomyces cerevisiae SUT1 (YGL162W) and SUT2 (YPR009W); ancestral locus Anc_8.109) yields MSSKNFVISNNNNSLPILLVPYLHHGEGKVNYHLNPICKIDETFKNMGRLKALNNSNNKENMNLITFPNRLPTPPHSPERFCGENMNCDNITLSRCLANLDSKASTQIRLPEVQFPKSSFCEKTYAYNSTPRNYQWKTARKEIFNRNSDNNVSRLVESVQDYQLRSNRLSKSTTTKVHKRQRRGRSCDNCRMNKTRCDARFEVLLQNKYVMRSISKKLHYILKKRDIIKYSKHGMILEHIKIPEDLLKDNDHGVKLIKSLDKIILFHPCSSCHRTYTYNKKNVDKTHGRECIYSTGYIKSDMHIYNVMIHNISKELPLSGGNGLSKKLYDLTISDYKKYFVNGET; encoded by the coding sequence ATGTCATCGaaaaattttgtaatttctaataataataattcattgcCAATTCTATTAGTACCATATTTGCATCATGGGGAAGGGAAGGTAAATTATCATCTCAACCcaatttgtaaaattgatgagacctttaaaaatatggGAAGGCTAAAAGCGTTAAacaatagtaataataaagaaaacatGAACTTGATAACATTTCCCAACAGATTACCTACACCTCCACATTCACCAGAAAGATTCTGTGGTGAAAATATGAATTGTGACAATATTACGCTAAGTCGATGTTTGGCCAACCTAGATTCTAAGGCTTCGACTCAGATCAGGTTACCAGAAGTCCAATTTCCTAAGTCATCATTTTGTGAGAAAACTTATGCGTACAATTCAACACCAAGAAACTATCAGTGGAAAACGGCTCGTAAAGAGATTTTCAATAGAAACTCAGATAATAATGTATCAAGGCTAGTTGAGTCTGTTCAAGACTACCAGTTAAGGTCGAATAgattatcaaaatcaacTACCACTAAAGTTCATAAGAGACAGAGGCGTGGTCGGAGTTGTGATAATTGTAGAATGAATAAAACTAGATGTGACGCCCGTTTTGAAGTACTTTTACAAAACAAATATGTTATGAGATCTATCTCAAAAAAATtgcattatatattaaaaaagagAGACATCATCAAATACAGCAAACATGGCATGATTTTAGAACATATTAAAATCCCAGAAGATTTACTTAAAGATAATGACCATGGTGTAAAACTAATAAAAAGTTTAGATAAAATCATTCTATTTCATCCTTGCAGTTCATGTCATCGCACTTATACatacaataaaaaaaatgtcGATAAGACTCATGGAAGGGAATGCATTTACTCTACCGGATACATTAAATCAgatatgcatatatataacgTGATGATTCATAATATATCAAAGGAACTACCACTCTCTGGAGGAAATGGCCTATCTAAAAAACTTTATGATTTGACTATTTCTgattacaaaaaatattttgtcaATGGAGAGACttag
- the RPA135 gene encoding DNA-directed RNA polymerase I core subunit RPA135 (similar to Saccharomyces cerevisiae RPA135 (YPR010C); ancestral locus Anc_8.113) yields MSKIIKPVNNSRTAHFRTVERESRFINPPKDKSAYPLLEEAVKPHVGSFNALTEGEDGGLLNQGVKDIGEKIIFDGKNTGADSETANSGYLGNKLAISVESVSISKPMANDGVTSAVERKFYPSEARQRLTSYKGKLLVKLKWSVNDGDDTFTDMRDCGGLPVMLQSNRCHLNNLSPYELVKQKEESDELGGYFIINGIEKLIRMLIVQRRNHPMAIIRPSFSNRGASYSQYGVQLRSVRPDQTSQTNVLHYLNDGQVTFRFSWRKNEYLIPAVMILKALIDTSDREIFDGIIGSDIKNSFLTDRLELLLRGFKKRFPLLQNRTQVLQYIGDKFRVVFQASPDKSDLEVGQEVIDRIVLVHLGKGNNEDKSRMLLFMIRKLYSLVAGECCPDNPDATQHQEVLLGGFLYGMIIKEKIDEYLQNIVAQIRTDINRGIAINFKDRKYMSRVLMRVNENIGSKLQYFLSTGNLVSQSGLDLQQVSGYTVVAEKINFYRFISHFRMVHRGSFFAQLKTTTVRKLLPESWGFLCPVHTPDGSPCGLLNHFAHKCQISTVQSDVSKIPSLLYSLGVTPASQAFAAGPSLCCVQIDGKIVGWTTHEQGKIIADTLRLWKVEGKTAGLPLDLEIGYVPPSTRGQYPGLYIFGGHSRMMRPVRYLPLDKEDIVGPFEQVYMNIAVTPQEIQNNVHSHVEFTPTNILSILANLTPFSDFNQSPRNMYQCQMGKQTMGTPGVALVHRSDNKLYRLQSGQTPIVKANLYDDYGMDNFPNGMNAVVAVISYTGYDMDDAMIINKSADERGFGYGTMYKVEKHDLSMNRSRGDPITQHFGFGPDEWPKEWLEKLDDDGLPMIGTYVEEGDPVCAYFDDTLNKTKIKTYHSSEPAYIEEVNLIGDESNKFQELQTVSIKYRIRRTPQIGDKFSSRHGQKGVCSRKWPTIDMPFSETGIQPDIIINPHAFPSRMTIGMFVESLAGKAGALHGIAQDATPWMFSEDDTPADYFGDQLLKAGYNYHGNEPMYSGATGEELRCDIYVGVVYYQRLRHMVNDKFQVRSTGPVNSLTMQPVKGRKRHGGIRVGEMERDALIGHGTSYLLQDRLLNSSDYTQTSVCRECGSILTTQQSVPRIGTQSTVRCRRCAVTFDAAKKMISKYEGDEDIFIDDSEIWEDGQGNKFVGGGETTTVAIPFVLKYLDSELNAMGIRLRYNVSPK; encoded by the coding sequence GGTAAGAACACTGGTGCTGATTCCGAGACTGCCAATAGTGGCTATTTAGGTAATAAATTGGCCATCAGTGTTGAATCCGTTTCTATCTCCAAACCAATGGCCAATGATGGTGTTACTTCTGCTGTGGAAAGAAAATTCTATCCAAGTGAAGCAAGACAAAGATTGACCTCGTATAAAGGCAAACTACTGGTGAAATTGAAATGGTCAGTTAACGACGGTGATGATACCTTCACCGATATGAGAGATTGTGGTGGTTTACCAGTCATGTTGCAAAGTAATAGATGTCATTTGAATAATCTTTCACCTTATGAATTGGTCAAACAAAAGGAAGAATCTGATGAATTAGGTggttatttcattattaacgGTATCGAAAAGTTGATTAGAATGCTGATTGTCCAACGTAGAAACCATCCTATGGCTATCATTAGACCTTCGTTCAGTAACAGAGGTGCATCTTATTCTCAATACGGTGTTCAACTTAGATCAGTAAGGCCAGATCAAACTTCTCAAACAAATGTCTTAcattatttgaatgatGGTCAAGTTACATTCAGATTCTCATGgagaaaaaatgaatatttgattCCAGCAGTTATGATATTAAAAGCTTTGATAGATACAAGTGATAGAGAAATATTCGATGGTATCATTGGTAGTGATATTAAAAACTCTTTCTTAACTGATCGTTTAGAATTACTATTACGTGGTTTCAAGAAGAGATTCCCATTACTACAAAACCGTACTCAAGTTTTACAATACATTGGTGACAAATTCCGTGTCGTTTTCCAAGCTTCTCCAGATAAATCTGATTTAGAAGTCGGCCAAGAGGTCATTGATAGAATCGTCTTGGTTCATTTAGGTAAAGGTAACAATGAAGATAAATCAAGaatgttattattcatGATTAGAAAATTGTACTCCTTAGTCGCTGGTGAATGTTGTCCAGATAATCCAGATGCAACTCAACATCAAGAAGTTTTATTGGGCGGTTTTTTATATGGTATGAtcattaaagaaaaaattgatgaatatttacaaaatattgttGCACAAATTAGAACTGATATAAACAGAGGCATTGCTATAAACTTTAAAGACCGTAAATACATGTCCAGAGTTTTGATGAGAGTTAATGAGAATATTGGTTCGAAATTACAGTATTTCTTATCAACTGGTAACTTAGTATCTCAGTCAGGTTTAGATTTACAACAAGTTTCTGGTTATACCGTTGTAGctgaaaaaattaacttTTACCGTTTCATATCTCATTTCCGTATGGTTCATAGAGGTTCATTTTTTGCTCAATTGAAAACCACTACGGTTAGAAAATTATTACCGGAATCTTGGGGTTTCTTATGTCCAGTACATACCCCAGATGGTTCTCCATGTGGTTTATTGAACCATTTCGCACATAAATGTCAAATTTCTACTGTTCAATCTGATGTCTCTAAAATTCCATCTTTACTATATTCATTGGGCGTAACTCCAGCATCTCAGGCTTTTGCTGCTGGCCCATCCCTATGTTGTGTTCAAATTGACGGTAAAATTGTTGGTTGGACCACTCATGAACAGGGTAAAATTATCGCCGACACCTTAAGATTATGGAAGGTTGAAGGTAAGACTGCAGGATTACCTTTAGATTTAGAAATTGGTTATGTTCCACCTTCTACCCGTGGTCAGTATCCAGGTTTATACATTTTCGGTGGTCATTCTAGAATGATGCGTCCAGTTCGTTATTTACCTTTGGACAAAGAAGATATTGTCGGTCCTTTCGAACAAGTATACATGAATATCGCAGTTACTCCTCAAGAAATCCAAAATAATGTTCATTCCCATGTCGAATTCACTCCAACTAACATCTTATCTATTTTAGCCAACTTAACTCCTTTCTCTGATTTCAATCAATCTCCAAGAAATATGTACCAATGTCAAATGGGTAAGCAAACTATGGGTACCCCAGGTGTTGCATTAGTTCACCGTTCAGATAATAAGTTATATAGATTACAAAGCGGACAAACTCCAATTGTTAAGGCTAACTTATATGATGACTATGGTATGGATAATTTTCCTAATGGTATGAATGCTGTTGTCGCTGTTATTTCATACACAGGTTACGATATGGATGATGCGatgattattaataaatctgCTGATGAAAGAGGTTTTGGTTATGGTACTATGTACAAGGTAGAAAAACATGATTTATCAATGAATAGAAGTCGTGGTGATCCAATAACACAGCATTTCGGTTTTGGCCCAGATGAATGGCCAAAGGAATGGttagaaaaattagatGACGATGGTTTACCTATGATTGGTACTTATGTTGAAGAAGGTGACCCAGTCTGTGCTTACTTTGACGATACTCTAAATAAGACCAAGATAAAGACTTATCACTCTTCAGAACCAGCTTATATTGAAGAAGTCAATTTAATTGGTGAcgaatcaaataaattccAAGAATTACAAACTGTTAGTATCAAGTACCGTATTAGAAGAACCCCACAAATCGGTGATAAATTCTCTTCTAGACATGGTCAGAAGGGTGTTTGTTCTAGAAAATGGCCAACCATTGATATGCCATTCAGTGAAACCGGTATTCAACcagatattattattaatccTCACGCTTTCCCATCTCGTATGACTATTGGTATGTTCGTTGAATCTTTGGCTGGTAAAGCTGGTGCTTTACATGGTATCGCTCAAGATGCTACTCCTTGGATGTTCAGTGAAGATGACACTCCAGCCGATTACTTCGGTgatcaattattaaaagcTGGTTATAATTACCATGGTAATGAACCTATGTATTCCGGTGCTACTGGTGAAGAATTAAGATGTGATATATACGTTGGTGTTGTTTACTATCAAAGATTACGTCATATGGTTAACGATAAGTTCCAAGTTCGTTCTACTGGTCCAGTAAATAGTCTAACAATGCAACCTGTTAAGGGTAGAAAGAGACATGGTGGTATTCGTGTAGGTGAAATGGAAAGAGATGCTTTAATTGGTCATGGTACCTCCTACTTGTTACAGGATCGTCTATTGAATTCATCAGATTATACCCAAACTTCAGTTTGTCGTGAATGTGGTTCTATCTTGACTACACAACAAAGTGTCCCAAGAATTGGTACCCAATCTACTGTCCGCTGTCGTCGTTGTGCTGTTACTTTCGATGCAGCCAAGAAAATGATTTCTAAATATGAAGGTGATGAAGACATCTTCATTGATGACTCCGAAATCTGGGAAGATGGACAAGGTAATAAGTTTGTCGGTGGTGGTGAAACCACTACGGTTGCCATTCCATTCGTATTGAAATACCTTGATTCTGAATTGAATGCAATGGGTATCAGATTACGTTATAATGTTTCTCCTAAATAG
- the YIP5 gene encoding Yip5p (similar to Saccharomyces cerevisiae YIP5 (YGL161C); ancestral locus Anc_8.110) encodes MTERHNNSFEIDDDLDGVDDFTNDNNPFETVRNSKITNNNISSDRIENDSDFDIEVPKVLDPEPISNIPPLLYDQVRVDEQDQNDELPPGFLNYYSKYFQLSDQEFKRRLYNAARFTKSEEIIPDSESNNDNNSNKQTDLYAAIWVTASVIMVQFFTNNLFNLILNDIAQGIKSTTNIDRKDVYSNLLHSIWLFFGYTFIVPFISYQILKKDENTKFKSTIDLISVYGYSNLNWIPILFAENVLSKFGASLYVLIIKWVFFPFGLFKSALYLFYATQNNNNSTSRFPLSVIIILSIHVLFSSLMMFILFY; translated from the coding sequence ATGACTGAAAGACATAACAATTCATTTGAGAtagatgatgatttagaCGGGGTGGATGACTTTACTAATGATAACAACCCATTTGAAACGGTTAGGAATAGTAAGATTACTAATAACAACATATCTTCCGATAGGATTGAGAATGATTCCGATTTCGATATTGAGGTGCCAAAAGTGTTAGATCCAGAACCTATCAGTAATATACCACCACTTTTGTATGATCAAGTTAGAGTTGATGAACAAGATCAGAACGATGAGTTACCTCCGGGGTTCCTGAATTACtattctaaatatttccaattaTCTGATCAAGAATTCAAGAGAAGATTATACAATGCCGCAAGGTTCACTAAATCGGAAGAAATTATCCCTGATTCTGAGagtaataatgataacaaTTCTAACAAACAGACTGATTTATATGCTGCAATTTGGGTCACAGCAAGTGTAATTATGGTACAATTTTTTACCaacaatttatttaaccttattttaaatgatattgcCCAAGGTATCAAAAGTACTACCAATATTGATAGAAAAGATGTATATTCTAACTTATTGCATTCCATATGGTTATTCTTTGGCTACACATTCATTGTTCCATTTATAAGctatcaaattttaaagaaagatGAAAATACTAAGTTTAAAAGTACAATTGATTTGATTTCAGTGTATGGTTATTCAAACTTAAACTGGAttccaattttatttgCTGAAAATGTTTTATCAAAGTTTGGTGCTTCCTTATATGTTcttattataaaatggGTATTTTTTCCATTCGGTTTATTCAAAAGTGCTCTATATCTCTTCTATGCTACCCAGAATAATAACAACTCTACTTCAAGATTCCCTTTAtcagtaataataatactgtCAATCCATGTCCTATTTTCAAGTCTAATGAtgttcattttattttattaa
- the FAR7 gene encoding Far7p (similar to Saccharomyces cerevisiae FAR7 (YFR008W); ancestral locus Anc_8.105), protein MEVSTEKNCDPTKGGHQLYVSPQNENLGELYRLINTLVDTLQENKDVKNRIVSRIDNLDRVMRRGSEETNGMELEHSTNDEDNMIFHNFISSRTTTSKDGDKYSDTNAFLKLKEHNGKLKLLLKEKQNENKQLLAQDLPESESLLAYITRCLRDHVAASNSEKLEAIKVAVGKMHSSLDSEMHQYKQNVDGIDELMEISKCYRYLLQNSNKL, encoded by the coding sequence ATGGAAGTCAGTACAGAGAAAAATTGCGACCCTACGAAGGGTGGCCACCAGTTGTACGTATCGCCCCAAAATGAGAACCTGGGCGAACTTTATAGATTAATAAACACGCTGGTAGACACGTTGCAAGAGAACAAGGACGTTAAAAATCGAATTGTTAGTCGAATTGATAATCTAGATAGAGTAATGCGACGCGGAAGCGAAGAAACTAACGGCATGGAACTTGAACATAGCACTAAcgatgaagataatatgATATTCCATAACTTCATTAGCAGCAGAACAACAACGAGCAAGGATGGTGATAAATACAGTGATACAAATGCGTTcctaaaattaaaagaacaTAACGGTAAATTGAAACTCTTACTAAAAGAGAAACAAAATGAGAACAAACAGCTGTTAGCACAGGACTTGCCTGAAAGTGAGAGTTTACTTGCATATATCACCAGATGTCTAAGAGACCACGTTGCTGCTTCCAatagtgaaaaattagaagCTATTAAGGTAGCAGTGGGCAAGATGCACTCTTCATTAGATAGCGAAATGCATCAATATAAGCAAAACGTCGACGGAATTGATGAGCTAATGGAAATATCTAAATGCTACAGATATCTTCTGCAAAACAGTAACAAACTATAG
- the YRB30 gene encoding Yrb30p (similar to Saccharomyces cerevisiae YRB30 (YGL164C); ancestral locus Anc_8.107) → MDEILSKAGSQVVSFAIRSSITLASSYVLKKVSNFVQELPTENREDEVKVKKINRLKRQLENKIIIVSNAIDLIKIVAFNGNNNLNGIIQLTQDIKLEIDSIDDKLNDLQEKNSARNEYDKNKSVLDKVIEYIEDVIERLDEITPFINLSLNTSGINLNSAIPNNISPNLLLNASNLISINNEEYRKDDKDAKKCSLKKIFEFTIYTVFYKIQLKKVVWKEDYNKSQAEIIRYSEKDDEENTYKYNIVFKESFDDDRYHDEEEEEREITINLNNVIKIFYSYSGNLLNLESDFDEPVLILKVDNNGMKKTSTQDIVYYGLGNFNKADNSIKLFEIVTRLLSLQVNEGKDIFDITDEKLALYLNDENKMMNNDNSVDEDETLGKLREVSI, encoded by the coding sequence ATGGATGAGATATTGTCAAAAGCTGGTTCGCAGGTTGTTTCCTTTGCTATACGGTCTAGCATCACTTTAGCATCCAGTTATGTATTGAAAAAAGTAAGCAACTTTGTGCAAGAGTTACCAACTGAGAATCGTGAAGATGAAGTGAAggttaaaaaaataaataggCTAAAGAGACAGTTAgagaataaaattattatagttTCTAATGCTATTGATTTGATTAAGATTGTCGCTTTCAATGGGaacaataatttaaatggCATCATCCAATTAACTCAAGATATCAAACTTGAGATAGACTCAATAGATGACAAGTTAAATGACTTGCAAGAGAAGAATAGTGCTAGAAATGAATATGATAAGAATAAATCTGTGTTGGATAAAGTTATCGAATATATTGAGGATGTGATCGAAAGATTAGACGAGATAACTCCATTCATCAATTTATCGCTTAACACATCAGGGATCAATTTGAATAGTGCCATAcctaataatatttcacCAAATTTACTGTTGAATGCAAGTAATTTAATTAGTATTAATAACGAAGAGTATCGTAAAGATGATAAAGATGCCAAAAAATGTTCCCTTAAGAagatatttgaatttacaatttatacagtattttataaaattcaattaaagaaaGTAGTTTGGAAAGAGGATTATAACAAGAGCCAGGCTGAAATTATACGATATTCAGAAAAggatgatgaagaaaacacttataaatataatattgtattTAAGGAAAgttttgatgatgataGATATCacgatgaagaagaagaagaacgtgaaattacaattaatttgaataatgttataaaaatattttatagtTACTCTGGTAACCTACTTAATTTAGAGAGTGATTTTGATGAACCTGTGTTGATTCTCAAAGTCGATAATAATGGAATGAAGAAGACTAGCACTCAGgatattgtttattatgGACTCGGTAATTTCAACAAGGCAGATAATAGCatcaaattatttgaaattgtaaCTAGATTATTGTCATTACAAGTCAATGAAGGAAAggatatatttgatataacAGACGAAAAATTagcattatatttaaatgatgagaataaaatgatgaataatgataattcGGTAGATGAAGATGAGACATTAGGGAAATTGAGAGAAGTTTCGATATGA